In Cicer arietinum cultivar CDC Frontier isolate Library 1 chromosome 1, Cicar.CDCFrontier_v2.0, whole genome shotgun sequence, one DNA window encodes the following:
- the LOC101512765 gene encoding condensin-2 complex subunit CAP-D3: MDETISRIVTELEDLRENHHPQNPQPLSQQSLSDLQTLLKTSQPLNPLYDAVSPSNLIPPIATAMDSSPTSHSLLASHVFLSFLLSPNAPVFTLFTPLSFLSFLRSIRRSFKNNNPNNNPNHIRKRKRKKNQQNDDAEPNSPNSSQKFDVRVLLQLFEKLVNVMSLIHLDRFPESLKSLIQTVSEIPLTAIESCGNEIQYRNLVTLCSRVLKEVLKPEHGEPSETAAEVLKSLSPLVFMPKSQARSFAVGFVIGLGRDCDGVKKALVNFPRYLANKAPDKAEPRALAVDFIMEVVRVMELVDQIGFVKYVVKMSQGKTNLRLLAVDLILNLVTTLKDPLVLNVNSMEEEEEGSEVWGMWCLEALVKRCSDVSATIRARALSNLAQVVGFLSGSDKASVVLKEFMGFGDGNGNVGAVRGNGINEMLRRRCVDEKAVVRKAALLLVTNLTALLGGAIDEVVLKTMGMACSDSLVSIRKAAVAALSEAFRTFSSETVITEWLHSVPRQIADNESSIQEECENVFQELVLDRISRAAAATSSYSESTSSGKKKQKCLEKEMEMPFPQGIMYLLREICNGEVSPWVKKICTNLGKKKRLNHKIVAALQNIIKASESVWLNHSKPIEKWTAPPGAWFLLSEVSVFLPKAVDWDFLHHHWQLLDKHKVKGEFRSPIVQRNAFEDEESIEYNNVAWASDRVFLLQTISNVSVELPPEPAADLAHNLLKRVEKFNMHSTEVDAHVKALKTLCKRKASNETEAEALVLKWVHQVLSKASEIIETFISDNSEQNPETDFFTPPRSGTSKSRKSVKKRKSLSKAITAVYTIGSLVIVCSSADMSAVVPLLHTIVTSGNSGPKLNKLPGAATSLQQEAPSFYIHGWLAMGKLCLADGKLAKNYIPLFVQELEKTEYAALRNNIVVMMADFCVRYTALIDGYITKITRCLLDPCELVRRQTFILLSRLLQRDYVKWRGVLFLRFLLSLVDESEKIRQLADFLFGNILKVKAPLLAYNSFVEAVYVLNDCHAHNGHRESQESRTESQLFSIRGSDEKSRSRRMHIYVSLLKQMAPEHLLATFAKLCAEILAAASDGMLNLEDATGQSVLQDAFQILGCKEIRIQSTRVSSESADLEEEGGDGSAARGKAITQAVKKGLIQNTIPIFIELKRLLETKNSPLIGSLMECLRVLLKDYKNEIDDILVADKQLQKELIYDMQKYEAAKAKATVAEAVASMPKSGANQSPDVSTNSAKEQGQTHGQNEDSDKFPSGSKIASAMADAAAAAKARSVLRDINTGAATPPLSSLKVPKVKSVTGGCISKVDKRLDVLKSLRKKHSFDSDEEN; encoded by the exons ATGGACGAAACCATATCCCGCATAGTGACAGAACTCGAAGACCTCCGCGAAAACCACCACCCACAAAACCCACAACCACTCTCCCAACAATCGCTCTCAGATCTTCAAACCCTCCTCAAAACCTCACAACCCTTAAACCCTCTCTACGACGCCGTTTCACCTTCAAATCTCATCCCACCAATCGCCACCGCAATGGACTCATCGCCAACTTCTCACTCTCTCCTCGCTTCTCACGTCTTCCTCTCCTTCCTCCTCTCTCCAAACGCTCCCGTTTTCACTCTCTTCACTCCTCTATCCTTCCTCTCATTTCTCCGTTCCATTCGCCGttcattcaaaaataataaccCTAACAATAACCCTAACCACATTCGTAAACGAAAACgcaaaaaaaatcaacaaaacgACGACGCTGAACCTAATTCCCCAAATTCTTCACAAAAATTTGATGTTAGGGTTTTGCTTCAACTTTTCGAGAAGCTTGTTAACGTTATGTCATTAATTCACCTCGATCGTTTCCCCGAATCTCTCAAATCGTTAATTCAAACCGTTTCCGAGATTCCGTTAACAGCTATTGAATCATGTGGAAACGAGATTCAGTATAGGAATTTGGTTACTCTATGCTCGAGGGTTTTGAAAGAGGTTTTGAAACCGGAGCACGGCGAACCTTCGGAAACGGCTGCGGAGGTTTTGAAGTCACTGTCTCCGCTTGTTTTCATGCCGAAATCGCAGGCGAGGAGTTTTGCTGTTGGTTTTGTGATTGGTCTTGGTAGGGATTGTGATGGTGTGAAGAAAGCTTTGGTTAATTTTCCGAGGTATTTGGCGAATAAGGCGCCAGATAAAGCTGAGCCTAGAGCTTTGGCTGTTGATTTTATAATGGAGGTTGTTAGGGTTATGGAATTGGTGGATCAAATTGGGTTTGTTAAGTATGTTGTGAAGATGAGTCAAGGGAAAACTAATCTTAGGCTTTTGGCGGTTGATCTTATTTTGAATTTGGTGACGACATTGAAGGACCCATTAGTTTTGAATGTCAATTCGATggaggaggaagaagaagggAGTGAGGTTTGGGGAATGTGGTGTTTGGAGGCGTTGGTGAAGCGTTGTTCGGATGTTAGTGCCACGATTCGAGCGCGGGCTTTGTCGAATTTGGCGCAGGTTGTTGGGTTTTTGTCAGGTAGTGATAAGGCTAGTGTGGTTTTGAAAGAGTTTATGGGTTTTGGTGATGGGAATGGGAATGTTGGGGCTGTGAGAGGAAATGGAATCAATGAGATGTTGAGACGAAGGTGTGTGGATGAGAAGGCGGTTGTGAGAAAAGCTGCTCTTCTCCTTGTTACTAATTTGACTGCTTTACTTGGTGGTGCTATTGATGAAGTGGTGCTCAAGACAATGGGGATGGCTTGTTCGGATTCGCTTGTTAGCATACGGAAAGCCGCTGTTGCAGCTCTTTCTGAG GCTTTCAGAACATTCTCATCTGAAACGGTAATAACTGAGTGGCTACATTCAGTTCCTCGCCAAATAGCTGATAACGAATCCAGCATCCAAGAAGAATGTGAGAATGTGTTTCAAGAACTTGTTTTGGACCGAATATCTAGAGCTGCAGCTGCTACCTCTTCATATAGTGAATCTACATCTAGtggaaaaaagaaacaaaaatgttTGGAGAAAGAGATGGAGATGCCTTTCCCCCAAGGAATTATGTATCTCCTGAGAGAGATTTGCAATGGGGAGGTGAGTCCTTGGGTGAAAAAAATTTGCACAAACCTAGGCAAAAAGAAACGGTTGAATCACAAAATTGTTGCTGCACTTCAAAATATAATCAAGGCGTCTGAGTCTGTCTGGTTGAACCATAGCAAGCCAATAGAAAAGTGGACTGCCCCACCAGGTGCTTGGTTTCTTTTATCAGAGGTGTCAGTATTCCTTCCCAAAGCGGTGGACTGGGATTTTCTTCATCATCATTGGCAGCTTCTTGACAAACATAAAGTGAAAGGTGAGTTTAGAAGTCCAATTGTACAAAGAAATGCTTTTGAAGACGAAGAAAGCATTGAATACAATAATGTAGCCTGGGCTAGTGACCGAGTTTTTCTCTTGCAAACTATCTCTAATGTTTCTGTGGAGCTGCCACCTGAACCTGCTGCTGATTTGGCTCATAACTTACTCAAACGAGTTGAAAAATTCAACATGCATTCAACAGAG GTTGATGCTCATGTAAAAGCACTTAAAACATTGTGCAAGCGAAAAGCTTCAAATGAGACGGAGGCAGAAGCATTAGTCTTGAAATGGGTACACCAAGTTCTGTCCAAAGCTTCTGAAATAATAGAAACTTTTATTTCAGATAACTCAGAGCAAAATCCAGAAACTGACTTCTTCACTCCACCTAGAAGTGGGACTAGTAAAAGTAGGAAATCAGTTAAAAAGCGCAAGTCATTGTCAAAAGCAATTACAGCAGTTTATACAATTGGGTCTTTAGTTATTGTCTGCTCATCTGCTGATATGAGTGCGGTAGTTCCATTATTGCACACTATCGTCACCTCTGGGAATTCTGGCCCGAAATTAAATAAACTACCCGGAGCTGCAACCTCTCTACAACAAGAAGCTCCTTCTTTTTATATTCATGGGTGGTTGGCCATGGGCAAACTTTGCCTTGCTGATGGGAAGCTCGCAAAGAACTATATTCCTCTATTTGTACAG GAGCTTGAAAAGACAGAATATGCAGCTCTTCGAAATAATATTGTGGTCATGATGGCAGACTTTTGTGTTCGGTACACTGCTCTTATTGATGG TTACATAACCAAGATCACAAGGTGTCTCTTAGATCCCTGTGAACTTGTGAGAAGGCAAACATTCATATTGCTATCAAGACTGTTGCAG AGGGACTATGTGAAGTGGAGAGGTGTGCTATTTCTTCGTTTCCTTCTGTCACTTGTTGATGAATCAGAAAAGATTAGGCAGTTAGCAGATTTTCTCTTTGGAAACATTTTGAAAG TCAAGGCTCCTCTTCTAGCATATAACAGTTTTGTTGAGGCTGTTTATGTTTTGAATGACTGCCATGCTCATAATGGACACCGTGAGTCCCAAGAATCACGAACAGAAAGCCAACTTTTTTCCATCAG GGGTTCTGATGAAAAATCAAGGTCTAGAAGAATGCACATTTATGTTTCTCTACTAAAGCAAATGGCTCCTGAGCATCTTCTAGCAACCTTTGCCAAATTATGTGCAGAAATTCTAGCTGCAGCTTCTGATGGTATGCTCAATTTAGAAGATGCAACTGGACAGTCCGTTCTACAG GATGCTTTTCAAATTCTTGGCTGTAAAGAGATACGCATTCAATCTACTCGTGTATCATCTGAATCGGCagatttagaagaagaaggGGGAGATGGATCTGCAGCTAGAGGAAAGGCTATAACTCAGGCAGTCAAGAAAGGCCTTATTCAAAACACTATACCCATTTTCATAGAGTTGAAACGTCTTTTAGAAACCAAGAACAGTCCTCTCATAGGCTCTCTCATGGAATGCCTCCGGGTCCTTCTCAAGGACTACAAGAATGAAATTGATGACATATTGGTTGCTGATAAACAGCTGCAGAAAGAGCTTATCTATGACATGCAGAAATATGAAGCGGCAAAAGCTAAAGCAACAGTTGCCGAGGCTGTAGCCTCCATGCCAAAATCAGGTGCAAATCAATCACCTGATGTTTCTACGAATTCGGCTAAGGAACAAGGACAAACACATGGACAAAATGAGGATAGCGACAAATTTCCAAGTGGTTCAAAAATTGCTTCAGCAATGGCAGATGCTGCAGCTGCAGCAAAGGCTCGTTCTGTGCTCAGGGATATTAACACGGGGGCAGCAACACCACCGCTTAGTTCTTTGAAAGTTCCGAAAGTCAAGTCTGTTACTGGTGGATGCATATCTAAAGTTGATAAGCGCTTGGATGTCTTAAAATCTTTGCGGAAAAAACATTCTTTCGATTCTgatgaagaaaattaa